In Lagopus muta isolate bLagMut1 chromosome 6, bLagMut1 primary, whole genome shotgun sequence, one DNA window encodes the following:
- the FCF1 gene encoding rRNA-processing protein FCF1 homolog: MGKQKKARKYAVMKRMISLRDQRINEKERAKAAAKKKKEDPSAIKEREVPQHPSCLFFQYNTQLGPPYHILVDTNFINFSIKAKLDLVQSMMDCLYAKCIPCITDCVMAEIEKLGQRYRVALRIAKDPRFERLPCMHKGTYADDCLVQRVTQHKCYIVATVDKELKRRIRKIPGVPIMYISRHRYNIERMPDDYGAPRF, encoded by the exons ATG ggaaagcaaaagaaggCGCGGAAGTATGCGGTGATGAAGCGCATGATCAGCCTGCGTGACCAGCGCAT aaatgagaaagaacGGGCCAAGGCCGCCGCcaaaaagaagaaggaggatCCGAGCGCCATCAAGGAGCGGGAGGT CCCCCAGCATCCCTCGTGTTTGTTCTTCCAGTACAACACGCAGCTGGGGCCTCCTTACCACATCTTAGTGGATACCAACTTCATCAACTTCTCCATCAAGGCTAAGCTGGACCTTGTGCAGTCTATGATGGACTGCCTCTATGCCAAGT GCATTCCATGTATCACAGATTGTGTAATGGCTGAAATTGAGAAGTTAGGACAGAGGTATCGCGTGGCATTAAG AATTGCCAAGGACCCTCGGTTTGAACGTTTGCCGTGTATGCACAAAGGAACCTATGCAGATGACTGTTTGGTACAGAGAGTCACTCAG CACAAATGTTATATTGTAGCCACAGTGGATAAAGAGCTCAAGCGGAGAATACGAAAGATTCCAGGAGTGCCCATAATGTATATTTCCAGGCACAG ATACAATATTGAGAGGATGCCAGATGATTATGGAGCTCCTCGGTTCTAA
- the AREL1 gene encoding apoptosis-resistant E3 ubiquitin protein ligase 1 isoform X2, which produces MVVPSKTKIVCHFSTLVLTCGQQHTLQIVPRDEYDNPTSNSVSLIDEHNYSLSIHELGPEEEENSDVVFEKSVVSNRQTCQVFFRFTLHCRGCFHACISYQNQPISNGDFDIIVLSENEKNIVERNVSTSGVSIYFEAYLYEASNYTNTQWHLPPTHLSSSQRHPSTATEDEDEDSPSDSQTPEKVKKPKKVYCYVSPKQFSVKEFYLKIIPWRLFTFRVCPGTKFSYLGPDPVHKLLTLVVDDGIQPPVELSCKERNILAATFIRSLHKNIGGSETFQDKVNFFQRELRQVHMKRPHSKVTLKVSRHSLLESSFKATRNFSVSDWSKNFEVVFQDEEALDWGGPRREWFELICKALFDTTSQLFTRFSDNNQALVHPNPGRPTYVRLKLYEFAGRLVGKCLYESSLGGAYKQLVRARFTRSFLAQIIGLRMHYKYFETDDPEFYKSKVCFILNNDVSEMDLVFAEEKYSRTGQLEKVVELVTGGAQVPVTNENKIFYLNLLAQYRLANQVREEVDHFLKGLNELVPENLLAIFDENELELLMCGTGDISVCDFKAHAVVVGGSWHFREKVMRWFWTVVSSFTQEELARLLQFTTGSSQLPPGGFAALCPSFQIIAAPTHSTLPTAHTCFNQLCLPTYDSYEEVHKMLQLAISEGCEGFGML; this is translated from the exons ATGGTGGTTCCCTCCAAAACCAAAATTGTTTGCCATTTCTCCACTCTGGTGCTGACTtgtgggcagcagcacaccCTGCAGATAGTTCCCAGAGATGAGTATGACAATCCTACCAGCAATTCTGTGTCCCTTATTGATGAGCACAATTACAGTCTCTCCATCCATGAG CTGggtcctgaagaagaagagaacTCTGATGTTGTGTTTGAGAAATCTGTGGTATCCAACCGGCAGACTTGCCAAGTGTTCTTCCGATTCACCTTGCACTGTAGGGGGTGTTTCCATGCCTGCATCTCCTACCAGAACCAGCCCATAAGTAATGGTGATTTTGACATCATTGTTCTAAGTG AGAACGAGAAGAACATCGTAGAACGCAATGTCTCCACCTCGGGTGTCAGTATTTACTTTGAAGCTTACCTTTATGAAGCTTCTAATTACACCAACACCCAGTGGCACCTTCCACCAACACATCTAAGCTCCTCCCAGCGCCATCCTTCTACTGCCACtgaggatgaagatgaagatTCTCCTTCTGACAGCCAAACTCCTGAGAAAGTGAAGAAACCTAAGAAAGTGTATTGCTATGTATCTCCTAAG CAATTCTCAGTGAAAGAATTCTACCTGAAGATCATTCCATGGCGCCTTTTCACCTTTCGAGTATGTCCTGGTACAAAG TTTTCATATCTTGGTCCTGACCCTGTGCACAAACTACTGACACTGGTGGTAGATGATGGGATCCAACCCCCTGTGGAGCTCAGCTGCAAGGAGAGGAACATCTTGGCAGCCACTTTCATTCGCTCTCTGCATAAAAACATAG GAGGCTCAGAGACCTTCCAGGACAAAGTGAACTTTTTTCAACGAGAACTGCGTCAAGTGCATATGAAGAGACCTCATTCAAAGGTCACGCTGAAGGTCAGCCGTCACTCTCTTCTGGAGTCG TCTTTTAAAGCAACACgaaatttttctgtttctgactgGAGCAAAAACTTTGAAGTGGTTTTTCAAGATGAAGAAG CTCTGGACTGGGGAGGTCCACGCAGAGAGTGGTTTGAGCTCATCTGTAAGGCATTATTTGATACCACCAGTCAACTCTTTACCCGCTTTAGTGATAACAACCAGGCCTTG gTGCATCCAAATCCAGGGCGTCCCACGTATGTACGACTCAAGCTGTATGAATTTGCAGGCCGCCTTGTAGGAAAGTGTCTTTATGAGTCATCACTGGGAGGTGCTTACAAACAACTGGTGCGAGCTCGTTTCACCCGATCCTTCCTGGCTCAGATCATAGGACTTCGTATGCATTACAAG TATTTTGAAACGGATGATCCAGAGTTCTATAAATCAAAAGTTTGTTTCATACTGAACAATGACGTGAGTGAGATGGATTTGGTCTTTGCTGAAGAGAAATACAGTAGAACAGGACAATTGGAGAAG GTGGTTGAACTGGTGACAGGAGGGGCTCAAGTACcagtaacaaatgaaaataaaatattttatctgaatCTGCTTGCACAGTACAGGCTGGCCAATCAGGTTAGAGAGGAGGTGGATCACTTCCTGAAAG GTCTTAATGAGTTAGTTCCTGAGAATCTACTGGctatttttgatgaaaatgagCTTGAG CTGCTTATGTGTGGTACTGGAGATATCAGTGTCTGTGACTTCAAGGCACATGCAGTAGTGGTAGGAGGATCCTGGCACTTCCGAGAGAAG GTCATGAGGTGGTTTTGGACTGTGGTCTCCAGTTTCACACAGGAAGAGCTGGCTAGGCTGTTACAGTTCACAACTGGTTCATCCCAACTGCCTCCAGGAGGGTTTGCTGCACTTTGTCCATCTTTCCAGATCATTGCAGCTCCAACTCACAGTACTTTGCCGACAGCTCACACTTG TTTTAACCAGCTGTGCCTCCCTACCTATGACTCCTATGAAGAAGTGCACAAAATGCTGCAGCTAGCTATCAGTGAGGGTTGTGAAGGCTTTGGCATGCTGTGA
- the AREL1 gene encoding apoptosis-resistant E3 ubiquitin protein ligase 1 isoform X1 produces MFYIIGGITVSVVAFFFTIKFLFELAARIVSFLQHEDRERRGERTIYDYVRGNYLDPRSCKISWDWKEPHEVGHSMAFRVHLFYKNGQPFPAHRPLGLRVHICHVALAIDIPVTQEVLQEPNSNVVKVAFTVRRAGRYEISIKLGGLNVAYSPYYKVFQPGMVVPSKTKIVCHFSTLVLTCGQQHTLQIVPRDEYDNPTSNSVSLIDEHNYSLSIHELGPEEEENSDVVFEKSVVSNRQTCQVFFRFTLHCRGCFHACISYQNQPISNGDFDIIVLSENEKNIVERNVSTSGVSIYFEAYLYEASNYTNTQWHLPPTHLSSSQRHPSTATEDEDEDSPSDSQTPEKVKKPKKVYCYVSPKQFSVKEFYLKIIPWRLFTFRVCPGTKFSYLGPDPVHKLLTLVVDDGIQPPVELSCKERNILAATFIRSLHKNIGGSETFQDKVNFFQRELRQVHMKRPHSKVTLKVSRHSLLESSFKATRNFSVSDWSKNFEVVFQDEEALDWGGPRREWFELICKALFDTTSQLFTRFSDNNQALVHPNPGRPTYVRLKLYEFAGRLVGKCLYESSLGGAYKQLVRARFTRSFLAQIIGLRMHYKYFETDDPEFYKSKVCFILNNDVSEMDLVFAEEKYSRTGQLEKVVELVTGGAQVPVTNENKIFYLNLLAQYRLANQVREEVDHFLKGLNELVPENLLAIFDENELELLMCGTGDISVCDFKAHAVVVGGSWHFREKVMRWFWTVVSSFTQEELARLLQFTTGSSQLPPGGFAALCPSFQIIAAPTHSTLPTAHTCFNQLCLPTYDSYEEVHKMLQLAISEGCEGFGML; encoded by the exons ATGTTTTACATTATTG GTGGGATCACAGTATCTGTGGTAGCCTTCTTCTTCACCATTAAGTTCCTCTTTGAGCTTGCCGCACGTATAGTCAGCTTCCTTCAGCATGAGGACCGGGAACGCCGAGGGGAGCGAACTATTTATGACTACGTGCGAGGCAACTACCTGGATCCCCGGTCCTGCAAGATCTCCTGGGATTGGAAGGAGCCCCATGAGGTGGGCCATAGCATGGCCTTCCGAGTGCAT TTATTCTATAAGAATGGGCAGCCCTTCCCTGCTCACCGGCCTCTGGGGCTGCGAGTTCACATCTGCCATGTGGCGCTAGCAATTGATATTCCTGTAACCCAGGAAGTTCTTCAGGAGCCTAATTCCAATGTGGTGAAAGTGGCCTTCACTGTGCGCAGGGCTGGGAGATATGAGATCTCTATAAAACTCGGTGGCTTGAATGTGGCCTACAGCCCCTACTACAAGGTGTTTCAGCCAG GGATGGTGGTTCCCTCCAAAACCAAAATTGTTTGCCATTTCTCCACTCTGGTGCTGACTtgtgggcagcagcacaccCTGCAGATAGTTCCCAGAGATGAGTATGACAATCCTACCAGCAATTCTGTGTCCCTTATTGATGAGCACAATTACAGTCTCTCCATCCATGAG CTGggtcctgaagaagaagagaacTCTGATGTTGTGTTTGAGAAATCTGTGGTATCCAACCGGCAGACTTGCCAAGTGTTCTTCCGATTCACCTTGCACTGTAGGGGGTGTTTCCATGCCTGCATCTCCTACCAGAACCAGCCCATAAGTAATGGTGATTTTGACATCATTGTTCTAAGTG AGAACGAGAAGAACATCGTAGAACGCAATGTCTCCACCTCGGGTGTCAGTATTTACTTTGAAGCTTACCTTTATGAAGCTTCTAATTACACCAACACCCAGTGGCACCTTCCACCAACACATCTAAGCTCCTCCCAGCGCCATCCTTCTACTGCCACtgaggatgaagatgaagatTCTCCTTCTGACAGCCAAACTCCTGAGAAAGTGAAGAAACCTAAGAAAGTGTATTGCTATGTATCTCCTAAG CAATTCTCAGTGAAAGAATTCTACCTGAAGATCATTCCATGGCGCCTTTTCACCTTTCGAGTATGTCCTGGTACAAAG TTTTCATATCTTGGTCCTGACCCTGTGCACAAACTACTGACACTGGTGGTAGATGATGGGATCCAACCCCCTGTGGAGCTCAGCTGCAAGGAGAGGAACATCTTGGCAGCCACTTTCATTCGCTCTCTGCATAAAAACATAG GAGGCTCAGAGACCTTCCAGGACAAAGTGAACTTTTTTCAACGAGAACTGCGTCAAGTGCATATGAAGAGACCTCATTCAAAGGTCACGCTGAAGGTCAGCCGTCACTCTCTTCTGGAGTCG TCTTTTAAAGCAACACgaaatttttctgtttctgactgGAGCAAAAACTTTGAAGTGGTTTTTCAAGATGAAGAAG CTCTGGACTGGGGAGGTCCACGCAGAGAGTGGTTTGAGCTCATCTGTAAGGCATTATTTGATACCACCAGTCAACTCTTTACCCGCTTTAGTGATAACAACCAGGCCTTG gTGCATCCAAATCCAGGGCGTCCCACGTATGTACGACTCAAGCTGTATGAATTTGCAGGCCGCCTTGTAGGAAAGTGTCTTTATGAGTCATCACTGGGAGGTGCTTACAAACAACTGGTGCGAGCTCGTTTCACCCGATCCTTCCTGGCTCAGATCATAGGACTTCGTATGCATTACAAG TATTTTGAAACGGATGATCCAGAGTTCTATAAATCAAAAGTTTGTTTCATACTGAACAATGACGTGAGTGAGATGGATTTGGTCTTTGCTGAAGAGAAATACAGTAGAACAGGACAATTGGAGAAG GTGGTTGAACTGGTGACAGGAGGGGCTCAAGTACcagtaacaaatgaaaataaaatattttatctgaatCTGCTTGCACAGTACAGGCTGGCCAATCAGGTTAGAGAGGAGGTGGATCACTTCCTGAAAG GTCTTAATGAGTTAGTTCCTGAGAATCTACTGGctatttttgatgaaaatgagCTTGAG CTGCTTATGTGTGGTACTGGAGATATCAGTGTCTGTGACTTCAAGGCACATGCAGTAGTGGTAGGAGGATCCTGGCACTTCCGAGAGAAG GTCATGAGGTGGTTTTGGACTGTGGTCTCCAGTTTCACACAGGAAGAGCTGGCTAGGCTGTTACAGTTCACAACTGGTTCATCCCAACTGCCTCCAGGAGGGTTTGCTGCACTTTGTCCATCTTTCCAGATCATTGCAGCTCCAACTCACAGTACTTTGCCGACAGCTCACACTTG TTTTAACCAGCTGTGCCTCCCTACCTATGACTCCTATGAAGAAGTGCACAAAATGCTGCAGCTAGCTATCAGTGAGGGTTGTGAAGGCTTTGGCATGCTGTGA